AAAGCGGTATATTGCTCTTCTTTTCCTGAAACAACCCTGAAACGAGTTCAGGGCGGGCCCTCCCACTTTGAAAAAGGGTGAGGTATATAAGGAAATCGCGGCTGGAAGCCGCTCCTACGTGGAAGGTGCAAGATGCAGGATAAAGAAAAACAAAATGTAACAACAAATCCCTCCCAACCTCCCTTTACGAAAGGGAGGGGGGGGTTTAATTGGTCAGGCAAAGGCGGTTTTGAAGGGTCGTATATGAGCACACATTGTGTGCCGCCGGATTTGGCAGAAGGAAATATCGGAGTCAAGAAAGTTACAACCTAGCATACAGGAGAGAGCGACCGATTCCTCTAATTTGGCTTCAGCAACATTGGGATGATGGATAATACGTCCCGTGCACTCAACCAGGTGCGACCAATTCCTCACAAGCTCGGAATTGTTGATCGGAATCGTTTGTGAATGTCGGGAAATACAACCCCCCTTCATCACATGTTATCCAGGAGAATACCAGCCCCAAAATATTTAACACCTATAATAATGACCAATCAAGACTACGGATAGATTCCGGCAGCGCGTAATGATTCAGTTTCCTCAAAACCGAACATTAAGTTCATGTTCTGCACTGCTTGCCCCGATGCCCCCTTGACGAGATTGTCGAGAGCCGTGACCGTAATAAGCCTGTCTCCCTTCACACGGAAGCCGATCGCGCAAACGTTGGAAGACCTCACGTCCTTGACCTCGGGCAACGTCTCCCCGGCATATATCCTGATAAAGGGCTCGCCGCCGTAATATCTCTCGTAGATATCCGAGATATATCCGGGCGTGGCATCATCCCTGAGCCGTGAGTAGATCGTCGTCAGTATGCCCCTGTTGATCGAGAGAGTATGGGACATGAAGCTGATTCCGACCTTTCTCCGTGAGAGAAGCGAGAGAATATCTTCCATTTCCGGCCCCTGGGTCTCGGATGCGGACAGATTGACCCTTACGTTCTCGTTCGATTCCGGGAAATGGTGAGGAAGCGACGGGGCGCGTCCCCCGCCTGAAGCCCCCGCCTTGGCGTCGGCCACTATCGAGCCTGTGTCAACGAGGTTTTCCGATAGAAGCGGATACAACCCTAGTATGACCCCCGCGGCGAAGCATCCGGGGTTCGCCACGAGATTCGCGTTCGTGATCTTGTCCCTGAAGAGTTCCGGGATCCCGTAGACCGCTCCCTCAAGCAAATCCTTGAATTTATGAACGCCTCCATAGAGCTTCTCATAAACGGACGGTTCTCTGAACCTGAAATCCGCGCTGAAATCTATGACGCGCACGCCCGTATCGAGGAGCCTCGCCGTAAAGTGCATGGATGAGCCGTGAGGGAGGCAGGAGAAGGCCACGTCCACCTTACCCAGGTCTTTCAGTCCCGCCACACTCCTGCACTCGAGGTCCGAGAAACCCCTGAGATGGGGGAAGACCTCGTATATCTTCTTACCCGCGAACTTCTCGGACGTAAGCCATTCGAGGCTTACTCCTGGGTGGACAGAGAGGAGTCTCAGGAGCTCGGCCCCTGTATAACCCGTAGCCCCGAGTACCCCCGCCTTTATGCTCATATTTTTACGGCTCCGCTGCATCATCTTCCAATTATTTCAGACTATTATGCTGCAACCCCTCTATGCCAGTTTCCACGCAGAAGACCACGCTTGCCAACCCCAGCAAACACAGATATTGTTATCCTGAACGCAGATGCGTACGAGATTTGAAGTACTTACGACGTCTCTACTTTCTTTAGTCATTTCCTTCAATTTATTACTATACTCTTTACAGCGTTATTCTCCACCCGAAGCCGACTCTCCTTCGTTCTCCGTACTTTACTGCACATCACATAGCTATGAGCAATATCTGTCAGCAACGATAGAGCTGATATACGGGGATGAGGGTGAAACCGGGACCGAAAAGCATTGCTTCTGCCATAGCTGCTGCAGCTCGGGTTTCAAATCCGAAATTCCAAAACCCGCAGCCGCTCCTTCCGCGACGTGCGTAGACAGAAGCCGCTTCCCTATCGAGAACCAGTCCGCCGAATCGGACTATCTCGATAGCAACATCCCTATACGCTCACCCCCGGCTGTCGTAATTTAGCCAAGCTATTAATTGCATATCCAGACGCGGGCATGTCTTAACAAGAGCGCCCTCCCGTGAGCGTCTGTCATTTCCGGGCGGATTATCACAGTGATCTAACCGATCGTTCAATCAACTGTCGGAGCCGGTGAAGGTGCGGAATAAGCACGCTTCAGCCTATGGTGATAGCGCCGCCCGGACGGTCTGACCTAACTTATACACAGGGAGAAATATTACTATGAAAGCCAATGCAGCAATCACAATAATAGCAATGCTGTGTCTGTTATCGGTTTTATCATTTTCGAACGAGACGGCTGCTCAGCTCTGGGACTCCGACCGGCCCGACGCGAACGCTCCGGCCGGGGTCATGGACGACCACGTCCACAGGGCGGGGCACTGGATGCTGAGTTACAGGTTCATGTATATGAGCATGGAGGGGTTGAGAAACGGAACGCATAAAGTGAGCAACCGGGAGGCGCTCGAGAAATACATGATGATCCCGACGAAGATGGACGAACAGATGCACATGTTCGGGATCATGTACGCGCCGACGGACTCGATAAACGTAATGGCCATGATACCCTACGTCAGGAAATCGATGACCCACGTAAACCGGATGGGGGAGCACTCAAGCGTAACCAACGACGGGCTGGGCGACGTGTCGATAACCACCATATTCAAAATATTCGACGCGCACAGGCAGAGGGTCCAGCTTAATGCCGGACTGAGCTTTCCGACAGGATCTATAGATGAAAGGGGCTCCTACGATATGCAGCTGGGCTCGGGGACGTTAGACCTGATTCCGGGGATCACTTATCTCGGCCAATACGGGAGGTTCTCCTGGGGAGCGCAGGCGAGCGGGGTAATCAGGATCGCCGAGAACAAAAAGGATTATGCGCTCGGGGACAGGCTCGACGCGACTGCATGGGGGGCGTGGGACTGGTTTAACTGGATAAGCACCTCGGCGAGGGCGGACTGGCAGTCGTGGGGGAACGTAAACGGCGCGAACCCCGCTCTCAACCCTGAAATGATGCCATGCGCAGACCCCGATCTCCAGGGAGGAGACAGGCTCGACCTGCTGCTCGGCGTCAACTTCTACGTGCTGGAGGGACCTGCGTTCATAAAAGGGCAGAGGCTCTTCGCCGAATTCGGCCTCCCGGTCTATCAGAACCTCGACGGGCCGCAGTTAGAGACGGATTGGGTGCTGTGGCTCGGGTGGCAGTACGGCTGGTCCTTCGGAGGAAAGCACCACGGGCACAAGGGACACCATTGACAGTCGTCCATTGAAAACCGTAACACCGGCCGGGGAAGACCTCTCTTTTCCAGCCGGCGTTACAACATCTATGTAAAAATAAAGTATTTTCAGTTAATATAGGTTTAGCGGGAAGCGGCCGGCTGTAGCGTATTATTTTTAACCATTAACCAACTACTATGGAGGATAGGATCATGGTTAAATTACTGAGCAGGCATTCGATCTTATTAATAATACTAGTTATGGCCTCATTCATGTCGTACGGTTTTTGGGGATGCGACAGCGGGGGCGGCGGGGGCGGCGGCAACAAGACCAGGATCAACGGAACGGTGCTCGAGGTCGTAACCGGCTCGGTATCAGACATAAAGGTCACCGTCTTTAACAGTAATGATAAAAAGATTGACTCAACAAGAACCAACCAGCTTGGTCAATTCACTCTCAGATTCAAGCCCAACGCGGATACAGTAAAAATAGAGTTCGAAGGGTCCAATTTCACGCTTTCCAGGTTCATCGCCGTTACACGGGACAGCGATGTGATATTCAACGTGACGCTGATAGTATCGCCCGGGGAGATCATTGTCAACGACTGGACAGTATTTCAGGACCCGATACGCGGCGATGGCACGGACGAGTTTTCATTCGACTCCCTCGAAGCCGACTTCGAGATAGACGGGGACGGGAACACCTGCATCAGGTCCCACGGGGAAAGCCTCGTCGAGATAACGGCGAGGAGCATAACACTCAGCGACTGCAATATAGGAATAGATACACAGGGCTCGGGATTCGTCCTTCTCGAAGCCGATTTCGATATTACCATTAGCGCCAACAAGGACGCCATAAAGACGAGCAACGAATCGTTCGTCAGGGTCACACAGACCGTCTCGCCGATAGATAACAACATATTTATCACGTCTCTCAGGGAAAACGGAATAAAGGCAGCAGGCTCATCCGAGGTCGAAATCGATCCCCAGAACGACTGCTCTATAAGCGGCGCGAAGTCGGCGATAAACCAGTCGGGCTCATCCGTGGTCGATCCCGACGGATGTACGCTCGTCGACGGATGAGGCGGGAGGCCCCTTCATCGCGGGCCTTCGCAGAAGTCTATACAATCAGTCAACTGCGACCTGTGCTTCTCAATTTGGCTTTTGTAACGACGATACGAAGTAATTTCTGCGTTCGTGCTCTTAACCATTAGCGACCGATTCGCTTTGTCTTCTGCAGCGGTTTAGCCGAACATTCGCATTGAAGCACTTAATCCAAGAGGTCCGGTTGTTCGCTCGCTCACAACCGTTACTTGCTCTAAATTGTTGCTTAGGACTGTTGTTCGGGAATGACTAAAAAGATAAATCCCCCTTACTCCCCCTTTTTCTAAGGGGGAAATTAAATGACAAAAACAAATGTGAGATAGCGGCTGTTCCTGCAGAACCTCGCACAGACAGATAAAAAATATCGCGGCTGGAAGCCGCTCCTACAGATTTAAAAGAGAGATGCTGTAACGAGTTCAGCATGACAAAATTATTTTAATGTACCCCCTCACCCTATCCCTAATTTGGTTTAGAAGATATTGAGCCTGAAGTTGATGTACTTAATTGCCTCTGTTCAGAAGGGACCGATTGCTCTTATTCATCGCAACCGTTCCTCGCTGGGGAGAGGAAAAACAAGGATACCTCTTTCGACAACTTTCCGGCTTCGCTTCGGACTCCGCTATCCTCCTATGCTAAAGCTCCCGTCTTCGCGAAGCCCGCTTCGGCGGGCGAAGGAAGGTTGGGG
The window above is part of the Thermodesulfobacteriota bacterium genome. Proteins encoded here:
- the argC gene encoding N-acetyl-gamma-glutamyl-phosphate reductase yields the protein MSIKAGVLGATGYTGAELLRLLSVHPGVSLEWLTSEKFAGKKIYEVFPHLRGFSDLECRSVAGLKDLGKVDVAFSCLPHGSSMHFTARLLDTGVRVIDFSADFRFREPSVYEKLYGGVHKFKDLLEGAVYGIPELFRDKITNANLVANPGCFAAGVILGLYPLLSENLVDTGSIVADAKAGASGGGRAPSLPHHFPESNENVRVNLSASETQGPEMEDILSLLSRRKVGISFMSHTLSINRGILTTIYSRLRDDATPGYISDIYERYYGGEPFIRIYAGETLPEVKDVRSSNVCAIGFRVKGDRLITVTALDNLVKGASGQAVQNMNLMFGFEETESLRAAGIYP
- a CDS encoding transporter; this translates as MKANAAITIIAMLCLLSVLSFSNETAAQLWDSDRPDANAPAGVMDDHVHRAGHWMLSYRFMYMSMEGLRNGTHKVSNREALEKYMMIPTKMDEQMHMFGIMYAPTDSINVMAMIPYVRKSMTHVNRMGEHSSVTNDGLGDVSITTIFKIFDAHRQRVQLNAGLSFPTGSIDERGSYDMQLGSGTLDLIPGITYLGQYGRFSWGAQASGVIRIAENKKDYALGDRLDATAWGAWDWFNWISTSARADWQSWGNVNGANPALNPEMMPCADPDLQGGDRLDLLLGVNFYVLEGPAFIKGQRLFAEFGLPVYQNLDGPQLETDWVLWLGWQYGWSFGGKHHGHKGHH
- a CDS encoding carboxypeptidase-like regulatory domain-containing protein, producing MVKLLSRHSILLIILVMASFMSYGFWGCDSGGGGGGGNKTRINGTVLEVVTGSVSDIKVTVFNSNDKKIDSTRTNQLGQFTLRFKPNADTVKIEFEGSNFTLSRFIAVTRDSDVIFNVTLIVSPGEIIVNDWTVFQDPIRGDGTDEFSFDSLEADFEIDGDGNTCIRSHGESLVEITARSITLSDCNIGIDTQGSGFVLLEADFDITISANKDAIKTSNESFVRVTQTVSPIDNNIFITSLRENGIKAAGSSEVEIDPQNDCSISGAKSAINQSGSSVVDPDGCTLVDG